The Paenibacillus tianjinensis genome has a window encoding:
- the ftsY gene encoding signal recognition particle-docking protein FtsY, whose product MSFFKKLKESISGKTESVTKSFRDGLEKTRKGFVEKVSDLIIRRKKIDEEFYEELEEILIGADVGVNTVMTLVEELRTEVKQKRIEDAAELQPILSRKLMELLRGDDDNSLKENPDGITVILFVGVNGVGKTTTIGKLAHRYKQEGKKVLLAAGDTFRAGAIEQLEVWGQRAGVDVIKQQAGSDPAAVMFDAVQAAKQRNVDVLICDTAGRLQNKSNLMEELNKIFRVIQREIPSAPHEVLMVLDATTGQNALSQAKLFGEKSGVTGLVLTKLDGTAKGGIVVAIRQEMNLPVKLVGLGEKMEDLQTFDSSQFVHALFAGMISEEEQAEDQE is encoded by the coding sequence ATGAGCTTTTTTAAAAAATTGAAAGAAAGCATATCCGGTAAAACGGAAAGTGTAACCAAAAGCTTCCGCGACGGGCTGGAGAAGACCCGCAAAGGCTTCGTTGAGAAGGTCTCAGATCTGATCATCCGCCGCAAAAAGATTGATGAAGAGTTCTACGAGGAGCTCGAAGAAATTCTGATCGGTGCTGATGTAGGCGTAAACACGGTAATGACGCTCGTAGAAGAGCTGCGTACCGAAGTGAAGCAGAAGCGAATCGAGGATGCAGCGGAGCTGCAGCCGATTCTCTCCCGCAAGCTGATGGAGCTGCTGCGCGGTGATGACGACAATAGCCTGAAGGAGAATCCTGACGGCATCACTGTTATTTTGTTTGTTGGAGTCAACGGTGTCGGCAAGACGACAACAATCGGCAAGCTGGCGCACCGCTACAAACAAGAAGGTAAAAAGGTCCTCCTGGCTGCAGGCGATACGTTCCGTGCCGGAGCGATTGAGCAGCTGGAAGTCTGGGGCCAGCGGGCTGGCGTAGATGTTATTAAACAGCAGGCGGGCTCCGACCCGGCGGCGGTTATGTTTGATGCCGTACAGGCCGCGAAGCAGCGGAACGTGGATGTGCTGATCTGCGATACAGCAGGCAGACTGCAGAATAAGAGCAATCTGATGGAAGAGCTGAACAAGATTTTCCGGGTCATTCAGCGTGAGATTCCGAGTGCGCCGCATGAGGTGCTGATGGTGCTGGATGCAACCACCGGTCAGAATGCTTTAAGCCAGGCCAAGCTGTTTGGTGAAAAGAGCGGTGTAACCGGCCTCGTGCTAACCAAGCTGGACGGTACCGCCAAGGGCGGGATTGTCGTTGCCATCCGACAGGAAATGAATTTGCCGGTGAAACTCGTCGGCCTCGGTGAAAAGATGGAGGATTTGCAGACGTTTGATTCCAGCCAATTCGTGCATGCCTTATTCGCAGGGATGATCAGCGAGGAAGAGCAGGCAGAAGACCAGGAGTAA
- a CDS encoding circularly permuted type 2 ATP-grasp protein, translated as MSKLDPLPGISPYPLQHFFDEMFADERSIRPHYKHVGRMFSGMSPEELLGKQRLMQRRMMEEGITFTLYNPAQDQPMERTIPFDMIPRIIPKGEWEKLEAGIVQRITALNLFIHDIYHEQYIVKDGIVPRRMIISNVYFRPEMAGLRVPGGAYVTTSGIDLIRHHDGEYYVLEDNLRTPSGFSYLFKGRSLMNQLFPELSFASSIRDVDHSLNRFLSVLRSLSPSRTKDPVIALLTPGEYNSAYYEHAYLAQQMGIHLLEGRDLVAQDHKIYLKEMNGLRRVDVLYRRLDDDYIDPLAFQPSSLLGVAGLMNAYRAGNIAIANAPGTGVADDKAMYVYVPDMIRYYLNEEPILGNVPTYLLSRAQERQYVLDHLSEMVVKETSLSGGYGMLIGSEATQEELVDFRLKILADPARYIAQPIMSLSRAPVLSGAAMVPRHIDLRAFVLMGADRKPHVIPGGLTRVAMKEGSLVVNSSQGGGVKDTWVMA; from the coding sequence ATGTCCAAATTAGATCCTTTGCCCGGTATTTCCCCGTATCCGCTGCAGCATTTTTTTGATGAAATGTTTGCCGATGAACGGAGTATCCGGCCTCATTACAAACATGTGGGCCGCATGTTTTCCGGAATGAGCCCCGAAGAGCTGCTAGGCAAGCAAAGACTGATGCAGCGTCGGATGATGGAAGAGGGAATTACCTTTACCCTGTACAACCCGGCTCAGGATCAACCGATGGAGCGTACGATTCCCTTCGATATGATTCCACGGATCATTCCGAAGGGCGAATGGGAAAAACTCGAGGCTGGAATCGTCCAGCGGATTACGGCTTTGAATTTATTTATACATGATATTTACCATGAACAGTACATTGTAAAAGATGGTATAGTACCGCGGCGAATGATCATCTCTAATGTATACTTCCGTCCGGAAATGGCGGGACTCCGAGTTCCTGGCGGAGCTTATGTCACCACATCCGGTATTGATTTAATCCGCCATCATGACGGGGAATATTACGTGCTTGAAGACAATCTGCGGACTCCTTCAGGCTTTTCCTACTTATTTAAAGGCAGATCGCTCATGAACCAGCTGTTCCCGGAGTTATCTTTTGCCAGTTCAATCAGGGATGTGGATCACAGCTTGAACCGTTTCCTGTCTGTGCTTCGCAGCCTGTCCCCGTCGCGGACAAAAGATCCGGTGATCGCGCTCTTGACACCTGGGGAATATAACTCAGCTTACTATGAACATGCTTATCTGGCACAGCAAATGGGCATTCATCTGTTGGAAGGACGCGATCTGGTAGCACAGGATCACAAGATTTATTTGAAGGAAATGAACGGGCTGCGCCGGGTGGATGTGCTGTACCGGCGTCTGGATGATGATTATATCGATCCGCTTGCCTTCCAGCCAAGCTCACTTTTGGGTGTCGCCGGTCTGATGAATGCGTACCGGGCAGGCAACATCGCCATCGCTAACGCTCCGGGAACGGGAGTTGCCGATGACAAAGCCATGTACGTCTATGTTCCGGATATGATCCGTTATTACCTCAACGAGGAGCCGATTTTGGGCAACGTGCCCACCTACCTTTTGTCCCGGGCGCAGGAACGGCAATATGTGCTTGATCATCTGTCCGAGATGGTGGTCAAGGAAACTTCGTTGTCCGGCGGTTACGGTATGCTGATCGGAAGCGAGGCAACACAGGAAGAGCTGGTGGATTTCCGGCTGAAAATCCTGGCTGATCCCGCCCGGTATATAGCGCAGCCGATTATGTCATTATCGAGAGCACCTGTGCTGTCCGGCGCAGCGATGGTACCGCGTCATATCGACTTGAGGGCATTTGTGTTAATGGGAGCGGACCGTAAGCCTCATGTTATACCTGGCGGACTGACCCGGGTAGCCATGAAAGAAGGCTCGCTGGTCGTCAACTCCTCCCAAGGCGGCGGCGTTAAGGACACCTGGGTAATGGCATAG
- a CDS encoding alpha-E domain-containing protein has protein sequence MLNRNAEALFWIGRYIERAENHARLIDVHYHIQQEEDFQAEGHKWSRLIDALGVRNEYLQQFESFAEQDVLSFITLDLGNANSLFSCVHQARNNLRTLRQHLPSELWDIANGFNLWLGEQSVADIMSGPHQFYQQVKERAAMFLGAEQSVMLRGNEWHFIESGRFLERAENTTRILQAVTVSCKSKEINSIYTQLQAVLKSVSGYQAFRRYYADDMSPECILEFLIVNAYFPRSIRFSFHKLEEHLAKLQLDSSEKGSGHEKVIRQAGKIKADLDYMEKEEMSGDLVDDVLNTLKISCQRLGKTMEGAFFRREGVRV, from the coding sequence ATGCTGAATCGCAATGCGGAAGCTTTGTTTTGGATTGGGCGGTATATTGAACGGGCGGAGAATCATGCGCGGCTAATCGATGTTCATTATCACATTCAGCAGGAAGAGGATTTTCAGGCGGAGGGACATAAGTGGTCACGGCTGATCGATGCCCTCGGAGTCAGAAATGAATACCTGCAGCAATTCGAGAGCTTTGCTGAACAAGACGTATTATCCTTTATCACGCTGGACCTCGGCAATGCTAATTCCTTATTTTCTTGCGTGCATCAAGCCCGGAATAATCTGCGGACGTTGCGCCAGCATCTTCCCAGCGAGCTCTGGGATATTGCCAATGGCTTCAATCTCTGGCTTGGCGAACAGTCGGTGGCGGATATCATGAGCGGGCCGCATCAGTTCTACCAGCAGGTCAAAGAGCGTGCGGCAATGTTCCTGGGGGCGGAGCAGTCAGTTATGCTGAGAGGGAACGAATGGCATTTTATTGAAAGCGGGCGGTTTCTCGAACGGGCCGAGAATACGACGCGGATTCTGCAGGCCGTAACGGTATCCTGCAAATCAAAGGAGATCAACTCTATATACACCCAGCTGCAGGCTGTGTTGAAATCCGTAAGCGGCTACCAGGCTTTCCGGCGTTATTATGCGGATGATATGTCGCCGGAATGCATTTTGGAGTTCCTGATTGTAAATGCCTATTTCCCGCGTTCGATCCGCTTCTCGTTCCATAAGCTGGAGGAGCATTTAGCCAAACTTCAGCTGGATAGCTCCGAGAAGGGTTCGGGACATGAAAAGGTAATCCGTCAGGCCGGTAAAATCAAAGCCGATCTCGATTATATGGAAAAAGAAGAAATGTCCGGCGATCTCGTCGATGATGTGCTGAATACACTGAAGATTTCCTGCCAGAGATTAGGGAAAACGATGGAGGGCGCATTTTTTCGGCGTGAAGGAGTACGTGTATGA
- a CDS encoding transglutaminase family protein, whose translation MKIQINHTTTYTYPEPVTDSVNEVRLTPRTNYRQSCYHHEVEVTPAANLLTYEDFFGNRVHAYSVNKPHTEMVIHTKATVVTLDKAQGTDLPHLPLEEQVRLLNDEKFQNRYIEFILPTRYTEVTPELVEFASQHPFDEAEDMYEWTKKLSSTIYEQFTYDPEATSVNTTVKKALKLKRGVCQDYAHLMIAVCRSVGLPSRYVSGYHFVGDLQGGNADFEQASHAWVETHIPGTGWLGFDPTNNVEVNWRYIKLGHGRDYKDIVPVKGVYRGVSGTLTVKVDVRKLEN comes from the coding sequence ATGAAAATACAGATCAACCATACAACAACCTACACCTATCCCGAACCGGTTACGGACAGTGTCAATGAAGTCAGGCTGACCCCGCGCACAAACTACCGGCAGTCCTGTTATCATCACGAGGTAGAGGTAACTCCAGCCGCTAACCTGCTGACCTATGAGGATTTTTTCGGAAACCGGGTTCATGCTTACTCTGTGAATAAGCCGCACACAGAAATGGTTATTCATACCAAGGCTACAGTTGTTACGCTTGATAAAGCACAGGGTACAGATCTGCCGCACCTTCCGCTGGAAGAGCAGGTCAGGCTGCTGAATGACGAGAAGTTCCAGAACCGGTATATTGAGTTCATTTTACCGACACGCTATACGGAAGTAACGCCGGAACTGGTTGAGTTTGCTTCACAGCATCCTTTTGACGAAGCGGAGGATATGTATGAATGGACCAAGAAGCTATCCTCTACGATCTATGAACAGTTTACCTATGATCCCGAGGCTACAAGCGTAAATACCACGGTCAAAAAGGCACTCAAGCTTAAACGCGGTGTCTGTCAGGACTATGCGCATTTGATGATTGCGGTCTGCCGCAGTGTCGGCTTGCCTTCCAGATACGTCAGCGGCTACCATTTTGTCGGTGACCTGCAGGGCGGAAATGCAGATTTCGAGCAAGCTTCGCATGCATGGGTGGAGACCCATATTCCCGGAACGGGCTGGTTGGGTTTTGATCCGACGAATAACGTAGAAGTGAACTGGCGGTACATTAAGCTCGGGCATGGCCGGGATTACAAGGATATCGTACCGGTAAAAGGAGTCTACCGTGGTGTATCCGGTACGCTGACGGTCAAAGTGGATGTTCGCAAGCTGGAGAATTAG
- a CDS encoding SDR family oxidoreductase, producing the protein MWKESVHLSPNIAKKQRFVGKTAIITGAGSGIGRATAIQMTREGANVALFDLVNERTSVLEQKLNKLRKDCALAIDVDTSDAERMEEAVRRTIEHFGSLDIVFANAGINGAVGPIEELSLSDWERTMSVNLTGTFLTLKYTIPHLKDKGKGSIIITSSINGNTRFTSFGWSPYSTTKAGQVAFAKMAALELAKFKIRVNVICPGAISTNIDETTEFNEEVEEIVIPIEFPEGAQPLADGPGKAENVADLVSFLASDESIHITGAQIVIDGAESLLS; encoded by the coding sequence ATGTGGAAGGAGAGTGTACATTTGAGCCCAAATATAGCTAAAAAGCAGCGATTCGTCGGTAAAACAGCCATTATTACAGGTGCGGGCTCGGGGATCGGCCGGGCAACGGCCATCCAGATGACGCGTGAAGGCGCCAATGTAGCTCTTTTTGACCTGGTAAATGAACGTACCTCCGTACTGGAACAGAAGCTGAATAAGCTGCGCAAGGACTGTGCTCTGGCTATTGATGTTGATACTTCAGATGCGGAGCGGATGGAAGAGGCGGTACGGAGAACCATTGAGCATTTTGGCAGTCTGGATATTGTTTTTGCCAATGCAGGCATTAATGGTGCCGTTGGTCCGATCGAGGAGCTCAGTCTAAGCGATTGGGAGCGTACGATGTCGGTTAATCTGACCGGGACATTCCTGACGCTTAAATATACTATTCCCCACCTTAAGGATAAGGGCAAAGGGAGCATCATCATTACGAGCTCTATTAACGGGAACACACGGTTTACCAGCTTCGGCTGGTCGCCCTACAGCACAACTAAAGCGGGACAGGTTGCGTTTGCCAAAATGGCCGCGCTGGAGCTGGCGAAGTTTAAAATCCGCGTAAATGTAATCTGTCCGGGTGCGATTTCTACGAACATTGATGAAACGACGGAATTCAATGAGGAAGTGGAGGAAATCGTCATTCCGATTGAGTTCCCGGAAGGTGCCCAGCCGCTCGCAGACGGGCCGGGGAAAGCGGAGAATGTTGCTGATCTGGTCTCCTTCCTTGCTTCCGATGAATCGATTCATATCACTGGAGCGCAAATCGTAATTGACGGTGCAGAATCACTGTTAAGTTAA
- a CDS encoding NAD-dependent epimerase/dehydratase family protein: MVKSLHSLKQKVGTLSTRSTSSAQAIRVLITGSTGMVGEGVLHECLAHPDVEAVLVINRRTCGINHHKLNEILLTDFFDLSGVQEQLRGYNTCFFCLGSTSAGVSEEAYTRLTHDLTLYMAKVFSEQNPGMVFCYVTATGTDRTEQGRSMWARVKGKTENDLNKLPFARTYFFRPAFIRPTPGLTRTHKYYYAIQWLYPLLRLLFPNYAVTLREIGQAMIHVASRGFDREILESRDIAAAARQ, from the coding sequence ATGGTAAAATCTCTGCATAGCCTGAAGCAGAAAGTAGGAACGTTGTCTACCCGGTCAACATCATCAGCTCAAGCTATTCGCGTGCTAATCACGGGATCAACGGGAATGGTTGGTGAAGGTGTGCTGCATGAATGCCTAGCTCATCCGGATGTCGAAGCGGTTCTGGTTATAAACCGGCGAACCTGCGGAATTAATCATCACAAGCTGAATGAAATTCTGCTTACAGACTTTTTTGATCTTTCCGGAGTTCAAGAGCAGCTGCGAGGGTATAATACCTGCTTTTTTTGTCTGGGTTCCACCTCGGCAGGAGTGAGTGAAGAAGCATATACCCGATTAACGCATGATCTCACGCTTTATATGGCAAAGGTTTTTTCGGAGCAGAATCCGGGAATGGTCTTCTGTTATGTGACTGCTACCGGAACGGACCGTACAGAGCAGGGGCGCAGCATGTGGGCTAGAGTCAAGGGAAAGACGGAGAATGATCTGAACAAGCTGCCTTTTGCCAGAACGTATTTTTTCCGTCCGGCATTTATCCGTCCTACACCGGGGCTGACCCGGACCCACAAGTATTACTATGCAATACAATGGCTGTATCCCCTGCTCCGGCTGCTGTTTCCTAATTATGCGGTTACGCTGAGAGAAATCGGACAAGCCATGATTCATGTAGCCAGCCGGGGGTTTGACCGGGAGATTCTGGAGAGCCGTGATATCGCTGCCGCAGCCAGGCAGTAG
- a CDS encoding DUF1801 domain-containing protein: MNEQVTEFINSVKQAWQIEICNKLRQLIHESIPEVQERMQYGKPHFLKNGKYAAVITTAKGWVTFTIFNAAELEVPEGVFEPGKPERITAKLLEGKPVNYELFAGLLSQASSGL; encoded by the coding sequence ATGAATGAACAAGTTACGGAATTTATAAACAGTGTCAAGCAGGCCTGGCAAATTGAAATCTGCAATAAACTCCGCCAACTGATTCATGAGTCCATCCCGGAAGTGCAGGAGCGGATGCAATACGGCAAACCGCATTTTCTCAAGAACGGGAAATATGCGGCAGTGATTACAACAGCTAAGGGGTGGGTCACCTTTACGATCTTTAATGCGGCGGAGCTCGAAGTTCCGGAGGGAGTATTTGAGCCCGGTAAACCGGAACGGATTACAGCCAAATTGCTGGAGGGCAAACCGGTTAATTATGAGCTCTTCGCAGGGCTGCTCAGTCAAGCTTCGTCTGGACTGTAA
- a CDS encoding DnaJ family domain-containing protein, whose product MANLSWLAEQRIQEAMRNGEFEDLPGHGKPLELEDLSGVPEDLRMSFKIMKNAGVLPEEIILRGECVTLEGLLVACHSSGESGSSEMKSLSAKLTAKRMRLQELLRERGLESSSVFTEYGEQIRQQLLNDEK is encoded by the coding sequence ATGGCAAACCTGTCATGGCTGGCGGAACAGCGGATCCAGGAAGCGATGAGGAACGGTGAATTTGAAGATTTGCCGGGCCATGGTAAGCCGCTGGAGCTGGAGGACCTGTCCGGAGTCCCTGAAGATCTGCGGATGTCGTTCAAAATAATGAAAAACGCGGGTGTCCTGCCGGAAGAGATCATCCTGAGGGGTGAATGTGTGACACTGGAGGGATTGCTCGTGGCTTGCCACAGCAGCGGGGAAAGCGGCAGCAGTGAGATGAAGTCGCTAAGCGCTAAATTGACTGCAAAACGGATGAGGCTGCAGGAGCTGCTGCGTGAACGCGGTTTGGAGAGCAGCAGCGTATTCACAGAATATGGTGAACAAATCCGCCAGCAGTTATTGAATGATGAGAAATAG
- the hrpB gene encoding ATP-dependent helicase HrpB has translation MKQLPIMQVLPDLKIILKHSKAAVLIAEPGAGKTTGTPPAFLDEPWMDGKTILMLEPRRLAARSAAAYMAACLGEQVGQTVGYRMRMDSKVGKQTRIVVVTEGVLTRMLQSDPSLGDVGLVIFDEFHERSLHADLGLALTLEAQSVLREDLRILIMSATLDGERVSALLDGAAVVDCPGRTYPVETFYAPPQRDTPLEQSAAAAVLRALSEQPGDVLVFLPGEREIRRTERELEGSRLPEGTVVRPLYGQLPQAIQDAAVAAAVPGERKVVLATSIAETSLTIEGVRTVIDTGLRRTQVFSPRTGMPRLTTVPVSKASADQRRGRAGRTAPGVCYRLWSREEHARLPDDNVPEIMETDLAQLALELALWGVRDPAALPWLDAPPAAPYAQGVALLRQLGALDAGGAITPHGRSMAALGAHPRTAHMLLRAAALGEAPLACRLAALLQERDLFKGPANQSSDLTLRVEALLRYERSGDTGGADPAVLRAVQRESRNLLAQLQAAPGEVPGDLSRIGLLLSFAYPDRVGQKRGEGAFLLSGGRGAAMREGQPLARSPYIVAAGVDDRAGQGRIILAADLPEAELLKEHADSLTEEREVYWDKESGSVKARRRTLFGALALKETTHERPTAEETEEVLLSVISAEGLGVLPWDKGTIQLRQRMAFMHAVRTDWPDVSDEALLQSLHEWLRPYIQGMRNLRDLQRLPLSKALEGMLDWSGGQTLDKEAPTHITVPSGSRIPLDYGNPGTPVLAVRLQEMFGQADTPRIGLGKVPVLLHLLSPARRPMQVTSDLASFWRSTYFEVKKDLKGRYPKHYWPDDPLQAEPTSRTRPAK, from the coding sequence ATGAAGCAGCTTCCAATTATGCAGGTGCTCCCTGACCTGAAAATAATACTAAAACATAGTAAAGCCGCCGTGCTAATCGCCGAACCCGGAGCAGGGAAAACGACCGGTACGCCTCCGGCTTTTTTGGACGAGCCCTGGATGGACGGCAAAACGATTCTGATGCTGGAGCCAAGACGCCTCGCCGCCCGGTCAGCAGCTGCGTACATGGCTGCTTGCCTCGGGGAGCAAGTCGGGCAGACGGTCGGTTACCGGATGAGAATGGACAGTAAGGTAGGTAAGCAGACGCGGATTGTTGTGGTGACTGAAGGCGTGCTGACACGGATGCTGCAGAGCGATCCTTCCCTTGGGGATGTCGGACTTGTGATCTTCGATGAATTTCATGAGCGTAGTCTCCATGCCGATTTGGGGCTTGCCTTGACACTTGAGGCGCAATCCGTTCTCCGTGAGGATCTGCGGATTCTAATCATGTCGGCTACGCTGGACGGTGAGCGTGTCTCAGCGCTGCTGGACGGCGCTGCCGTGGTGGATTGTCCGGGCCGGACCTATCCGGTAGAGACATTCTATGCTCCCCCGCAGCGTGATACTCCGCTGGAGCAATCTGCTGCAGCGGCTGTCTTGCGCGCACTCTCTGAGCAGCCTGGCGATGTGCTTGTGTTTCTGCCCGGTGAACGGGAGATCCGCCGAACCGAACGCGAGCTTGAAGGGAGCCGGCTTCCGGAAGGAACGGTGGTGCGTCCGCTGTACGGCCAGCTTCCGCAGGCGATTCAGGATGCTGCGGTGGCCGCTGCTGTACCCGGCGAGCGCAAGGTCGTGCTGGCGACATCGATCGCCGAAACGAGCTTAACGATCGAAGGGGTGCGAACGGTAATTGATACCGGCCTAAGGCGCACCCAGGTATTCTCGCCACGTACCGGCATGCCTCGGCTGACGACGGTGCCGGTATCAAAGGCATCGGCTGATCAGCGGCGCGGCCGGGCGGGTCGGACGGCACCTGGTGTCTGCTACAGGCTGTGGAGCAGGGAGGAGCACGCCCGTCTTCCGGATGACAACGTCCCGGAAATCATGGAAACCGACCTGGCGCAGCTCGCTCTGGAGCTGGCGCTGTGGGGCGTGCGCGATCCTGCCGCGCTGCCCTGGCTAGACGCGCCGCCTGCCGCGCCTTACGCGCAGGGCGTGGCGCTGCTGCGCCAGCTCGGCGCGCTGGACGCCGGCGGCGCCATCACGCCGCACGGCCGCAGCATGGCCGCGCTTGGCGCACACCCGCGCACCGCGCATATGCTGCTGCGTGCGGCAGCGCTTGGCGAAGCGCCGCTCGCCTGCCGGCTGGCGGCGCTGCTGCAGGAGCGGGACCTCTTCAAGGGTCCCGCGAATCAGAGCAGCGACCTCACGCTGCGCGTGGAGGCGCTGCTTAGGTATGAGCGCTCCGGCGACACCGGAGGCGCGGACCCTGCAGTCTTGCGCGCGGTGCAGCGCGAGAGCCGGAACCTCCTGGCGCAGCTGCAGGCCGCGCCGGGGGAAGTGCCCGGCGACCTCAGCCGTATAGGCCTGCTGCTGTCGTTTGCCTATCCCGACCGGGTCGGGCAAAAACGCGGCGAAGGCGCGTTTCTGCTCTCCGGCGGCCGGGGGGCGGCGATGCGGGAAGGGCAGCCGCTCGCGCGCTCGCCTTATATTGTTGCGGCCGGCGTAGATGACCGCGCCGGACAGGGCCGGATTATCCTGGCTGCGGATCTGCCGGAAGCCGAGCTGCTGAAGGAGCACGCAGACAGCTTGACCGAGGAGCGGGAGGTCTATTGGGATAAAGAGAGCGGAAGCGTCAAAGCACGCCGGAGGACCCTGTTTGGTGCTCTGGCTCTAAAGGAAACTACACATGAACGCCCCACCGCAGAAGAGACGGAGGAAGTGCTGCTGTCAGTAATCTCAGCGGAAGGCTTAGGAGTGCTGCCGTGGGATAAAGGCACTATCCAGCTGCGGCAGCGAATGGCGTTCATGCATGCCGTACGGACAGATTGGCCGGATGTCTCGGATGAAGCTTTGCTGCAGTCCCTACATGAATGGCTTCGGCCGTATATTCAGGGAATGCGCAATCTCCGGGATCTTCAGCGGCTGCCTTTATCCAAGGCACTGGAAGGCATGCTCGATTGGAGCGGCGGCCAGACCTTGGATAAAGAAGCGCCTACACATATTACAGTGCCCAGCGGATCACGTATACCATTAGACTACGGAAATCCGGGGACACCAGTACTTGCGGTAAGGCTGCAGGAGATGTTCGGCCAGGCGGATACACCGAGGATTGGATTAGGTAAGGTTCCTGTACTTCTGCACCTCCTCTCTCCGGCACGGCGGCCGATGCAGGTCACCTCTGATTTGGCCAGCTTCTGGCGGAGCACTTATTTTGAGGTGAAGAAGGATCTGAAAGGGCGTTATCCCAAACATTATTGGCCGGATGATCCGTTACAGGCTGAACCGACAAGCCGGACGCGCCCGGCCAAATAA
- a CDS encoding general stress protein: protein MTNKIVGIFETEQEATRAIEGLHRQGISNDEISVITRDRDELKNISDDTGTMAPEGVATGAATGGVVGGVAGLLAGIGALAIPGIGPILAAGPIVATLTGAAIGAGAGGLVGGLIGMGIPEDEAREYEGYVDNGKILVLVDDNGRGHDIHDVFRGNRSLNTSRYDSLYADNRSTNPDLIPEDTTVGNTLGNRGSMNADSDPDLYNRNRI from the coding sequence GTGACTAACAAAATCGTAGGCATCTTCGAAACGGAACAAGAAGCGACCAGAGCAATTGAAGGACTGCACAGACAAGGGATTAGTAATGATGAGATCTCGGTTATCACAAGAGACCGTGATGAACTCAAAAACATTTCTGATGATACAGGTACCATGGCTCCGGAAGGAGTAGCTACCGGAGCAGCTACAGGCGGTGTGGTCGGCGGGGTAGCCGGACTGCTGGCCGGTATCGGAGCGTTGGCTATTCCGGGTATCGGGCCGATTCTTGCTGCCGGACCGATCGTGGCGACGCTGACAGGCGCAGCTATCGGCGCCGGTGCCGGGGGACTCGTTGGCGGATTGATCGGAATGGGCATTCCAGAAGATGAAGCACGCGAATATGAGGGTTATGTCGACAACGGTAAGATTCTCGTCCTTGTTGATGACAACGGAAGAGGACATGATATTCATGATGTTTTCCGCGGCAACCGCTCATTGAACACCAGCAGATACGACTCATTGTACGCTGACAACCGGTCAACGAATCCTGACTTAATTCCGGAAGACACTACTGTCGGGAATACTCTGGGCAACCGGGGTTCAATGAACGCTGATAGCGACCCCGATCTGTATAACCGCAACAGAATTTAA
- a CDS encoding helix-turn-helix transcriptional regulator: MAFMIAQRAFIKVYLITMVEQHKGYGYQMLEDLRRDFKAYGYSPPQSEVYRALHELVQQGILYRTKQLKGNDPKVDFQEIVLYHFTADGEEKARLYKKQVKTDLDRCLGILNKAVTDNY; the protein is encoded by the coding sequence ATGGCGTTTATGATTGCCCAGCGGGCTTTTATTAAAGTGTATTTGATTACGATGGTTGAGCAGCATAAGGGGTATGGATATCAGATGCTGGAGGACTTGCGGAGAGATTTCAAGGCGTATGGCTATTCACCTCCCCAAAGTGAGGTTTACCGTGCCCTTCATGAACTTGTGCAGCAGGGAATACTGTACCGCACCAAGCAGCTGAAAGGGAATGATCCCAAGGTCGATTTTCAGGAAATCGTACTTTATCATTTTACGGCTGACGGGGAGGAGAAAGCCAGACTGTACAAAAAACAGGTGAAGACGGATCTGGACCGCTGCCTGGGCATATTAAACAAAGCCGTCACAGACAATTATTAG